The Chitinophagaceae bacterium DNA segment CAACCTGCATGCTGGCCGTAGGAGACGTTTTAAGTTTACTGGTTATGGAGGAAAAAAAGTTCACCAAATCTGATTTTGCAAAAAGGCATCATGGTGGTTACCTTGGAGAAAAATCCAAAGACTAAAACTAGTTATATGTTTAAAATATCAGTTTAATTGTATTATAATTATCTTTCCTCAAAATGTAAAAATGAAAAAGCTTACTATTATTTCCGGCCCGTGTGCAATAGAAAATGAAGACACTCCGCTATTAATAGCTGAAAAGTTAAAAAAACTTAGTCTTTTGCTGGACTTCAATCTCATTTTTAAAGGTTCGGTAAAAAAAGCAAATCGAACAAAATTAGATTCATTTACCGGCATTGATGAGGATGAAGCTTTGAGAATACTGGAAAAAGTTAAAACAGAATTTGAAATACCGGTAACAACAGATATACATGAAAGTGCAGATGCAGAAAAATATGCCTCTGTTGCAGATTGTCTTCAAATACCGGCTTTTTTATGCCGCCAGACAGATTTGTTAATTGCTGCCGGTAATACCCATAAAGCTGTGAGTATTAAAAAAGCTCAGTTTGCTTCTGCTGAATCCATGAAATTTGCAGTTGATAAAGTGCGCAGCACAGGAAATGAAAATATAATGCTAATAGAAAGGGGTACTTTTTTTGGCTATCAGGATTTAGTGGTTGATTTTCGAAATATACCTTTATTAAAGAAAATAGGTTTTCCGGTAATTGTAGATTGCACGCACTCACTTCAAAAACCCAATCAGTCTGAGGGAGTTACAGGAGGCAGTCCGGTTTTTATTAAAACCATAGCAAATGCAGCTATGGCAACAGGTGCAGACGGTCTCTTTTTAGAAGTACATCCGGAACCGTCTAAAGCAAAAAGTGATGGTGCAAATATGTTACCTTTGGAGCATTTAGAAGAAGTTTTAAAAAAAGCAAAGGACATTTTTAATCTAATGAATGAGGATTAAATACTTAGGTAAAAAACGGAAGTAAAAATTTGCAGCAAACTATGAAACGAGCACCAAAAATAATCGAAAATCTTGAAATTGTCAGCTTAGCCAATAATGGAAAAGGAGTTGGTAAACATGACGGGAAAGCATATTTTATAACTGCCGTAGCTCCGGGAGATTTAGTAGATGCGAGATTAACTAAAAACAAAAAAGCTTTTGCAGAAGGAGTAATTTACAAAATGATAAAACCCGCTGCAAATCGTGTGACTCCCTTTTGTGAGCACTTTGGTGTTTGTGGAGGTTGCAAATGGCAGCATTTAGACTATAAAGATCAGGTTTTTTGGAAAAAACAAATAGTCGAGGATGCCTTTCAAAGAATTGGTAATCTTGAATATCCGGAGCCGGAACCCGTTTTGGAATCAGAAAAACATGCTTTTTACAGAAATAAGTTAGAGTTTAGCTTTTCCGATAGCCGTTGGTTTACTGATGAGGAAATTAAAAGTGGAGAAGATCTTGAAGATAATGGAGCTCTTGGTTTTCATATTCCCGGAAGGTTTGATAAGGTGCTGAATATAAATAAATGCCATCTTCAGCAGGAGCCTACTAACCAAATCAGGAATAAAATTTATCATTTTGCCAAGTTGCATAACATCCCATTCTTTAATATTCGTAAACAGGAAGGACTTTTAAGAACTTTAATTATTCGGATAAGCTCACTTGGTGAAGTAATGGTCATACTCACCTTTTATCATAGGGATGAAGAAAAAATCCATTTAATAATGGAATATTTAAAAAATGAAATCCCGGAAATCACTTCCCTTAATTTTGTTGTCAATCCAAAAGGAAATGATACTATCACCGGATTAAAGGCTGAGCTATATTCCGGAAGAGCATATATAATTGAAAAATTGGGTAACGTAAAATATAAGATAGGAACTCACTCATTTTTCCAAACAAATTCTTTGCAGGCTGAGAAAATGTATGCTTTAATTAAAGATTGGATAGAGTTAAAGGGAAATGAAAATATTTTAGATCTGTATACCGGATTAGGTAGTATTGCCCTTTATGTTTCTGATAAAGCAAAATCAGTTGTAGGAATCGAGAATGTTGAAGAAGCTATCGAAGATGCTAAAGAAAATGCACGATTTAACAATATTGAAAATTGCACTTTTTATGCAGCTGATGTAAAAGACTTTTTTAAAGATTCAGACTTTAAAGACTTTTTAAAACCGGATGTCATCATTACAGACCCTCCCAGAGCAGGAATGCACCCGGATGTTGTAGATACATTAAATCAAATTAAGGCTGAAAAAATTGTTTATGTAAGTTGTAATCCGGCAACACAGGCAA contains these protein-coding regions:
- a CDS encoding 3-deoxy-8-phosphooctulonate synthase, translated to MKKLTIISGPCAIENEDTPLLIAEKLKKLSLLLDFNLIFKGSVKKANRTKLDSFTGIDEDEALRILEKVKTEFEIPVTTDIHESADAEKYASVADCLQIPAFLCRQTDLLIAAGNTHKAVSIKKAQFASAESMKFAVDKVRSTGNENIMLIERGTFFGYQDLVVDFRNIPLLKKIGFPVIVDCTHSLQKPNQSEGVTGGSPVFIKTIANAAMATGADGLFLEVHPEPSKAKSDGANMLPLEHLEEVLKKAKDIFNLMNED
- the rlmD gene encoding 23S rRNA (uracil(1939)-C(5))-methyltransferase RlmD, with amino-acid sequence MKRAPKIIENLEIVSLANNGKGVGKHDGKAYFITAVAPGDLVDARLTKNKKAFAEGVIYKMIKPAANRVTPFCEHFGVCGGCKWQHLDYKDQVFWKKQIVEDAFQRIGNLEYPEPEPVLESEKHAFYRNKLEFSFSDSRWFTDEEIKSGEDLEDNGALGFHIPGRFDKVLNINKCHLQQEPTNQIRNKIYHFAKLHNIPFFNIRKQEGLLRTLIIRISSLGEVMVILTFYHRDEEKIHLIMEYLKNEIPEITSLNFVVNPKGNDTITGLKAELYSGRAYIIEKLGNVKYKIGTHSFFQTNSLQAEKMYALIKDWIELKGNENILDLYTGLGSIALYVSDKAKSVVGIENVEEAIEDAKENARFNNIENCTFYAADVKDFFKDSDFKDFLKPDVIITDPPRAGMHPDVVDTLNQIKAEKIVYVSCNPATQARDLALLSDNYEIIKWMPMDLFPQTPHVENLVLLKLKS